The region AAATTAAGTAGTTATATATGCTAATAGAATTGCGATGGTTTATAGCAAAAAAAGAGAGAGGTTAACAATTAAGTTAACCTCTCTATGATATTGTAATTTATATTATCTACTCAAGTACATTTTTCTACGAGAATAGATTTCATAGAATTGATCGTCTCTTAAGTTTTCGATAAACAAGATGCTTTCTCCTGTAGATTTCATTTCAGGTCCTAATGCTTTATTTACATTTTTGAACTTGTTGAATGAGAATACAGGTGTTTTGATAGCGTATCCGTTTAATTGTGGATTAAATTCAAAGTCAGTTACCTTATTGTGACCTAACATTACTTTTGTAGCGTAGTTTACATAAGGCTCTCCATACGCTTTAGCGATGAACGGAACTGTTCTAGATGCTCTAGGGTTAGCTTCGATGATGTATACGATATCATCTTTGATAGCAAACTGAATGTTGATCAAACCAACTGTTTTTAAAGCTACAGCAATTTTTCTTGTGTGGTCTTTAATTTGGTTTAACACGTACTCACCTAAGTTAAATGGAGGTAACATAGCGTGACTATCACCAGAGTGAACTCCACAAGGCTCTATATGCTCCATAATACCAATAATGTGTACATTCTCTCCATCACAGATAGCGTCCGCTTCAGCTTCTATAGCTCCTGCTAAATAGTGGTCAAGTAATAATGAGTTACCAGGAATAGAGTTTAGTAATTCGATTACGTGATCTTCTAATTCCTTTTTATTGATAACAATCTTCATTCCTTGTCCTCCTAATACATAAGAAGGTCTTACTAATAGAGGGAAGTCTAATTGATCTGCTAATTTGTTTGCTTGTTCTGCTGTTTTAGCAACACCAAACTGTGGGAATGGGATGTTTAATTGCTCTAATAGTTCAGAGAAACGACCTCTATCTTCCGCTAAGTCTAATGCATCAAAACTAGTACCTAATATTTTGATACCATTTTTCTCAAGTTTTTCAGCTAATTTAAGAGCAGTCTGACCACCTAACTGTACGATTACACCTTCTGGTTTCTCGTGTCTGATAATGTCATAGATGTGCTCCCAGAATACTGGTTCGAAGTATAATTTATTTGCTGTATCAAAGTCAGTTGATACTGTCTCTGGGTTACAGTTAATCATTATCGTTTCGTATCCGCATTCTTCTGCTGCTAATACTCCGTGCACACAAGAGTAGTCAAACTCAATCCCTTGACCGATACGGTTAGGTCCTGATCCTAATACCACTACTTTCTTCTTATCTGTTACGATACTTTCGTTAGACACATAACGCGTTCCGTCAGGTCTCTGAATTTCAGCTTCGAAAGTAGAGTAGTAGTAAGGTGTTTTAGCAGGGAATTCTGCAGCACATGTATCTACTAATTTAAACACACGGTTGATATTCATTGTATCACGTAAGTCATGTACTTTACTCTCAAGTGTATTTAACATGTGAGCGATTTGTCTATCTGCAAAACCTTTTTGTTTTGCTTCAAGCATTAAATCTTTAGGTAAAGTCTCAAGTGTATATTTAGAAATCTCTTTTTCTAGTGTATATAGTTCTTCATATTGTTTTAAGAACCACATATCTATTTTAGTGATTTCGTGTATTCTACTTAATGGAATACCGT is a window of Myroides oncorhynchi DNA encoding:
- the carB gene encoding carbamoyl-phosphate synthase large subunit is translated as MPKDTSIKTVLIIGSGPIIIGQACEFDYSGSQSARSLREEGIKVILINSNPATIMTDPSMADHIYLKPLTARSIIEILVAHPEIDAVLPTMGGQTALNLCLECDEKGIWADFGVHLIGVDINAINITEDREQFKQLLERIDVPAAPAKTATSFLEGKEIAQEFGFPLVIRPSFTLGGTGAAFVHKEEDFDDLLTYGLEASPIHEVLIDKALLGWKEYELELLRDKNDNVVIICTIENMDPMGIHTGDSITVAPAMTLSDRTFQRMRDLSIKMMRSIGNFAGGCNVQFAVSPDEKEDIVAIEINPRVSRSSALASKATGYPIAKIATKLALGYTLDELQNQITKSTSALFEPTLDYVIVKIPRWNFDKFEGADRTLGLQMKSVGEVMGIGRSFQEALHKATQSLEIKRNGLGADGKGYTNYDQIIDKLTHASWDRVFVIYDAIQHGIPLSRIHEITKIDMWFLKQYEELYTLEKEISKYTLETLPKDLMLEAKQKGFADRQIAHMLNTLESKVHDLRDTMNINRVFKLVDTCAAEFPAKTPYYYSTFEAEIQRPDGTRYVSNESIVTDKKKVVVLGSGPNRIGQGIEFDYSCVHGVLAAEECGYETIMINCNPETVSTDFDTANKLYFEPVFWEHIYDIIRHEKPEGVIVQLGGQTALKLAEKLEKNGIKILGTSFDALDLAEDRGRFSELLEQLNIPFPQFGVAKTAEQANKLADQLDFPLLVRPSYVLGGQGMKIVINKKELEDHVIELLNSIPGNSLLLDHYLAGAIEAEADAICDGENVHIIGIMEHIEPCGVHSGDSHAMLPPFNLGEYVLNQIKDHTRKIAVALKTVGLINIQFAIKDDIVYIIEANPRASRTVPFIAKAYGEPYVNYATKVMLGHNKVTDFEFNPQLNGYAIKTPVFSFNKFKNVNKALGPEMKSTGESILFIENLRDDQFYEIYSRRKMYLSR